The genomic region TTAGGTTAATGGGTTGCGTTTTATTTTGACTTTGAGATGAATGATGAGCTGTTGAAGAAGTCGTATCATTCTTTGAAGGTATAATAATCATCTTTTGATCAGTCAATCGTTCTGCGAGATTAACTTGAGTTAAATCAGCATCGGAACGCAATTGTGCTTTGTTAACAAGCTGCTGTACTCTATCGTTAGACTTCATAGTATAAGTATTGGGATTTTTGACAGCACCTTTTATATCAACAATAATTTCGATATTTTTTTGGCTTGCATTTTCTGTTTGTTTTTCATGAGTTGATGTATCTTCTAGCACTGTTTCATCTATTAAGTCTGAAGGTGCTGATGCATTTTCATCAGCTTTAAATTGATTAAATAGTAAAACTGCCACTAAAACAAGTAGAACACTAATGATAATGATAAAGACTTTGTATTTCGATAGAAAGTCGTTTAATAAGTTTAACTGATTAATAAAAAGCACCCCTTT from Staphylococcus felis harbors:
- a CDS encoding helix-hairpin-helix domain-containing protein, encoding MKGVLFINQLNLLNDFLSKYKVFIIIISVLLVLVAVLLFNQFKADENASAPSDLIDETVLEDTSTHEKQTENASQKNIEIIVDIKGAVKNPNTYTMKSNDRVQQLVNKAQLRSDADLTQVNLAERLTDQKMIIIPSKNDTTSSTAHHSSQSQNKTQPINLNTAEESDLTEIPGIGPAKAQTILMYREEHGQFQSIDELKEVKGIGDKTFENLKEYFVV